From the genome of Aquila chrysaetos chrysaetos chromosome 8, bAquChr1.4, whole genome shotgun sequence:
GCGCTGGAAGCCTGCCCCCGAAATCCAGCTGCGGCagccggggagggagggagggcgagcgggaaggagggagggagcgaggaggaggagagggaagggaagggaaaggagggagggtggtggtggtggtggtggtgtggtgtggggggggggggggggcacaccgAGGCCGCCGAGCCGTgcgctcccccccgccccgagccccAGCGCGGTGCCCCCCGCCGGCGCGGAACGGGccggagcgggcgggcgggtgAACCCCGGCGGCGGCTTCCTGCCCGCGGGGCCTGCGCGAAAAcgagcttttttcttcttttttttttttttttggtttttgtttcaaaaaaaaaaaaaaaaaacaccaccaaaaaccggaaaaaataataatatcttttaaaaaaaaaaaaaatccccaaacctaacccccccccacctcctcctcctccctttggCGGGTACAAAACCCCCTTTTTCCCGGCGGAACGGCGGCGCCTTACCGAGCCCGgtgcgcggcggcggcagcagcggcggcggcggcggcagcgggagcCCGGGGAGGAACAAagcgcctcctcctcctccagccccgccGGCGGAGCGGCACGGCGGCGAATGGCGAGCCCGGGCGGCGCGGCACGgcgcggcacggcacggctccGCTCCCCCGGCGCAGGCACGTACCTGCGGGCCCGCGGCTTTGGGGGGCCGGGGCTCGACGGGGCCGGGGCTCGTttcggcggggccggggcggggaagCGGCGGTTGAACGGCGGCCAGCTCTGCAGCGCTGGCCCCGGGCGTGGACGCGCTCCAGTCCCCGCAGAGACGATCGCGCTTTCCCCCGCCTCCATGGCGCTGCGTTTTCTCTTCCAATCAGCCGGGCTCTGAGCGCCGGGGTCCGCCGCCAGCCTCCGCCGCTCCCCAAGCGGCACCggctcggccgccgccgccgccgccccgcgctccCGCCGCTTATCCGCCGtgttttttattgctctttgcttttgcaacaCTGTGGcgagaagaaaaagaggaggaggaggaggaggaaggagagaggagggaaaggaggggtggggggggggggggggggaaagggagagaggaggaaaaaaaaaaaaaaaatctccttacATGTGCAACAATCCTCGCCCGGCgtttgcataaaaaaaaaaaaaaaaaaaaaaaaaagaggaaaaaaaaaaaagaaaaagggggggaagcggagggggggggggaagccgagccgagccgcctcccgccccggtGGGTCCCCTCCGAcacggcggggagcggcggggccgcgctccctgcccgccccgcggccccgggcagccccggaGCGCCGGGACACGGCCGCGGTGGGGGATttccccggcggggcgggcgagGGGcagtttcctcccctccctccgctcccctctccctttctcctctctctctctcttaattttttttaatgcaatttctCCAACTCCACCTTTGTTGTGCTGGGCGTCATTCCCCGCAGCCAATCCCGgccgggcagctgcctgcaaatTACCGGCCATCCCAAGCTGCCTGCAAATTACGGGCCATCCCAGGCTGCCTGCACACTACCGGCCACCCCGGGCTGCCTGCACGGTACCGGCCGCCCCGCTGCCGCTCGCACGCTACCGGCCGGCCGGGGGCTGGCTGCGTGCTACGGCCACAGGCCGCCCGCACGCCGCTGCTGCTCCAGGCCGCCGGCGCGTTCCCGGCCGCCCGCGCGCTACCGGCGAGCTCCGGCCATCTGCACGTCGATGGCCGCCCGCGCGTTACCGGCGAGCTCCGGCCATCTGCACGCTGCCGGCGTGCTACCGGCGAGCTCCGGCCATCTGCGTGCTACCGGCCGCCTTGCGTGCTACCGGCTGCTCGCGCGCTACCGGCGAGCTCCGGCCATCTGCGTGCTACCGGCTGCTCGCGCGCTACCGGCGAGCTCCGGCCATCTGCGTGCTACCGGCCAGGCCGGCGCAGGCAGCGACGGCCGGCACCTGCCGCGAGGCAGCGGGGAGCGAGGGGCAGCGGGGAACCCACTCCGGGGATGCAGGATGAGGCCTGGGAACGCAGGGTCAGGCCccggggctggctggctgcaggcgATTCCCCGGCTGGCTGCACGGGAATGGCCAGAATCCGGGGGATTTTCCTCGCtgtttatatggaaaaaaaaaaaaataaaatccccaaaTCTGGCTGCAATTGGCCCCCCAAGCTgatttgggggtgcaggggcagCGATGGGGGAAAGCCCGGCTGCGCAAGTGGCTTATTTGGGCCTTATCCCCAAGCGAAGGATCAGCCAGCCAGCCGGGCGGATGGACGGCCCCTCCGCCACGTCCCGCGGTCCTGCCTCCAGCCGGCACGGCCGCCGAGGTGTGCCAAGCCGCGCCAGTCGGCTTCGGCGCCGAGCAGTTAATCCCTCCAGCgaaagcttaaaaagaaatatatatatatttattctgcATGGAAAGGGCCCGCGGCTGAGCTGTTTTCCCTGGTCTAAATTAGGTGAAATGTCACTGTTTtgcaagagggaaaaattgcaaaagaaaaaaagaaaccaacaaaatatttagaGGCAATCAGGCCAAACACAtcaaaaatcaacatttttaatttttaaccaAAAAGCCATTTTGGATGGGGCATGCAAACACGCTGCGGCCCTGATGGCAGCTCAGATCCCCCCCTGCGATGCGGTTGTGTGGCTTTTGCCACCGAGGAGGGACACCAGAGCCCTGGAAATCAGCCAGAAACCCTTGCAGCAGGTGGGCCAGAAACAGGGACTCCTCAAATACGCACCCCAAACGCTCCCCTCCTTGCTCTGTGCCCTCCCCAGGGCTTGCTTCTTACCAAGggaattttttaattgctgttatTTGTGTagatgagtattttttttcaaataaaggtGCAGGAAGATGGAGCAACTGGAGcatttggcgggggggggttgCATTTTCACTTGTTCAGTGcagaaacagtaacagaaagCTTTCTGCTGCACGCCCCCGGGAGATCCAAGGCTGTGGCCCTGCCTGCATCGGCAGAGGTACAGGCAGCACAGCCGAGGGCAGCTCGGCCATCTGATGGCACGAAGCACCCCGTGATGCTGCGGGCACCCTGCACCCCACCTCTCCCCTTCCAGGGGTGATGCTACGACCTGACCCAGCTCTCCAGCTCTGTGCTCCCCCCGTCCTCGTTAGCAAACCTATTCactagtattttcttttccccccctcGCAATTCACACCCTGCCACGAGCCACGGCTGTGGGTCCCCAGCACAAATCACCCCCCAACCACATTTTGCTGAGCTAAGTCAAGCTCAAATGAGAGCTTGACCTAAATCCCCCCCCCCTAAACCAGGCTGGATGCCATGGCAGTGACCTCGCTGACATCTCCCAGAGAATAAAAAGCTCTTCCCaggtggaaaggaagaaggatggggtgcaggcaggctgcacCGGCTACAGGCAGATGCCTTCCTCCATCGCTGGCACGGCAGCACCGGCTTTCGGAGGCAGGGATCACAGCAGCGGGTccggccggcggcagcggcatGCAGAGCCCTCCTGATGACACCCGGCGTGGCTTGCCCACGTGAGACCAGCAGAAGGACAGGCAGCTGCCGGATCTGCAGGCCTTGGGCCGAAAAACACCGGCCGCGTACCTCTAGCTCTGGAAAACAAGGGCGGGCAGCTACACAGGGCTCAGAAAAAGCTGGTGACCACGATGGGATTTATCCCAGCCCCACGGAGAGCCTTTGGGCTCATGGTCGGGAGCAGTTGCAGATGCTGAGCCCAATGTCTGCCCCATAGAAAGGCACAGGGTAAATGGATATATCCCTTCCCATGGCCCTATTTACAGAGCTGGGCCGTGGGCAGGTGTCCTCCATGggggcagcagccctgctgattGCTCTCGTTAATGAGATTACGGGTAATCGGGATCAATTTAGTGCCAGCATGGTCTGGAGTGGGGTGGGGTGATGGAGGCTGGGGTTTGTTCTGTGGCATGTTACTACAACGTCCCCGGGCAGACGGCTCAGCGTGTGTCCCCCGGAGCAGGGACGGCTGTGGCCGTGTGGCCGGCAGCAATAgggcagcaccctggggtgcagggggggtaAGGGGGGGCTGAGCATCCCAGGATGTCTGCAGGTAGCATCCCGGGATGGCTGCGGGGAGCATCCCAGGATGGCTGTGGGGAGCATCCCGGGATGGCCGCTGGGAGCATCCCGGGATGACTATGGGGAGCATCCCAGGATGGCTGCAGTGAGCACCCCAGGATGCAGCGAGCATCCCGGGACGCCATGGCAAGCATCTTGGTACAGCTACACTGAGTATCTTGGGGTGGCGGGGACAGACACCTCcaagggatgct
Proteins encoded in this window:
- the TFPT gene encoding TCF3 fusion partner yields the protein MAGNLQAAARPGLAAGNDAQHNKVLQKQRAIKNTADKRRERGAAAAAAEPVPLGERRRLAADPGAQSPADWKRKRSAMEAGESAIVSAGTGARPRPGPALQSWPPFNRRFPAPAPPKRAPAPSSPGPPKPRARRYVPAPGERSRAVPRRAAPPGLAIRRRAAPPAGLEEEEALCSSPGSRCRRRRRCCRRRAPGSPGGSGAGLGLRRLG